The Spirosoma oryzicola region CGGTTTCTTTCAGAGCGGCCAGACTGGCTTTGGCACTATAGAAAACACCCGTCAGGTTGATGTCGATGGTTTCCTGCCATTGCTCAGGGGTCATTTCCTGAACAGGCGCAAAATGCCCGACACCGGCGTTCGCAATCACGTAATCCAGCCGGTTCCACTGCTTCAGTACGGTTTCCACGGCGTTCTGCTGTGAAGCCAGATCCCGCACGTCGGCTACGATACCGATAGCCGCTCCCGCCCTGATTTGATTCAGCGAATCGGCAGCCGCCTGGATGCTTTCTTCGGACCGACCCGTAATCGCTACGTTAACGCCTTGATGGATTAGCGCTTCAGCAACGCCATAACCAATTCCCTTTGAGCCGCCTGTTATCAGTGCGGTCTTTGTACTATCTGCCATAAGTAAATGAAGTTATACACTATCTCGGCAATAACTCGGGAGTCGATTCGAAGGTTTTAGGGTTCCTGCGGTCGTCAAATCAATTCTGGACGACATCCCAAACCAAAATGCTGAGTAGTTTTACGCCTTACTCACCTATTGACTACGGATCAGCTTTCTTATTCCCGCTCGAATGCGTACTTGTTTCTTTTTAGTTATCTTCTTCGTTGCTACGGCGGCATTCTCCCAAACCGTGAATTCGTCCTCGTCGGGGCCCTCCGAAAAACTATTTGCTTCACCGCCTTCGTCCTCCGGTATCCGCTGCTGGTGGTGGTGGCTCAACGGCAACGTCACCAAAGAAGCCATCACCCGCGATCTGGAAGCGATGAAAGCCAAAGGATTCAGCGGGGCCTGCCTGTTCGACGCGGGTGGCGCGGAGCAACGGGGTAACGCCCAGGTACCCGAAGGACCGATGTTTGGATCACCAGCCTGGCGCGAACTGTATCGGCACGCCGTGAACGAAGCCAACCGGCTCGGGCTGGTATTGAGCATGAGTATTCAAAGCGGCTGGAACCTCGGCGGACCCGACATCACCCCTGCCGAAGCGGCTAAGCAACTAACCTGGTCGGAGGTAACCGTAAAAGGTCCCATGACGTACCGGCAAGCGCTGTCGCAGCCAGCGACCAAGGAAGGCTACTACCGCGATATTACCGTGCTGGCATTCCCGAAAGCGGCTACGGCTCACGCACCCATAAAAGACCTACAGGCCAAAGCTGGAACCATTGAGTTGGGCGGTTCTGCCCCCGACACGCGTTTCCTCCTGACCGACGATGCGGGAGCCCCAAACGAAGCCGCTATCTCACCCCAGACTATCCAGAATCTGACGGCCAAAATGAATGCACAAGGTGTTTTGGAATGGCAGGTTCCAGCGGGCGAATGGGTTATCATGCGCTTTGGCTACACGCCCACCGGGGCGGAGGTATCGACATCAAGCGGAAAATGGCAGGGCCGCGTTCTCGACCCGCTGACCGCAAAGACGTTTAATCGCTACTGGGACACGCACGTTGAACCGCTCTTGAAAATGATTGGACCGATGGCGGGAAAAACCCTCAAATACCTGCAAACTGACAGCTGGGAAGCAGGCGGCTGCAACTGGACCGAAACGTTCGCGCAGGAATTCCGCAAACGGCGTGGCTACGACATCTTTCCTTATCTGCCGGTCGTAGCCGGAAAGCTCGTCGGAAGCCGCGATGTCAGCAACCGATTTCTAGCCGATCTGCGCAAAACCATCAGCGACTGCGTCGCCGACAATCATTACGCGGTCTTTGCCGAACGCTCACACCGCTACGGTATCGGTCTGCAACCCGAATCAGCCGGTCCGCACGCGGGTCCTTTCGACGGACTGAAAAACTACGGCTACAGCGAGATCATGATGAGCGAGTTCTGGTCGCCATCGCCCCACCGCCCTACGCCGGTCAACCGTTTTTTTGTGAAGCAGGCCGCCAGTGCCGCCCATATTTACAACAAGCCACTGGTCGGTGCCGAATCGTTTACAACCATCGGTCCGCACTGGAACGACGTTATCTGGTCGGCCATGAAATCGAGCGCCGACCACGAATTTTGCGCGGGTCTGAATCTGATTTACCTCCACACGTTCACCTGCTCACCGAGAGAGATGGGCTTACCCGGTCAGGAATATTTTGCCGGAACGCATTTTAACCCCAACGTAACGTGGTGGAATTTATCGGACGGATTCATCCAATACCTGAGCCGCTGTCAGTACATGCTTCAACAAGGGCAGTCCGTATCCGATGTGCTATATTACTACGGCGATCACGTTCCGAACATTGCGCGTCAGAAAGCCGACGACCCTGGTCATGCGTTGCCCGAATTTGACTATGATGTCGTTAACGAAGACCGGTTGCTAGCGTTAAGTGTAAAAAATGGGCGAATTATGCTTCCGCACGGTCTTTCGTACCGGGTTCTGGTATTGCCCGATCATCGGGTGCTGTCATTAGCCGCGTTGCGCAAAGTAGCCCAACTGGTACAGGCTGGTGCCACCGTAGTCGGTTCAAAACCAAAGTCCACGGTAAGTTTAGTAGGCTATCCAGCCAGCGAGAACGAGTTGAAACGACTTAGTGACCAGCTATGGGGAACAGGCGAGTCGACAGTGGGCGAACATAAAATCGGCTATGGGCGAGTGATCTGGGGTAAAACAGCCCGTGAAGTGTTGCTAGCCGATGGCGTTAAACCCGATGCGGAACTGACCGGTATTGCTGGACAAGTGTTCGATTATTTCCACAAAACCCTGAATGGCGACGACTATTATTTTATCAGCAATCAAAATTCGGTTGCCACGCAGTTGAACGCGACCTTTCGGGTAGCCGGTCGCCAGCCCGAACTCTGGGACCCTGTGAGTGGGCAAGTACGACCCGCAACGGTTTTTCGTCAACAAGACGGTCGGATCAGTTTACCGCTGGATATGACACCGTACGGCTCTGTTTTTGTGGTTTTCCGAAAAGCCATTTCAGCAACGAAACAGAGTACACTCACCCAGCGCAATGATCCAGTCTACAAACCGATCTCAACACTGTCGGGTCCGTGGCAGGTAACGTTCGACTCCAACTGGCTAAGCCCTAAAAGTCAATCGTCCGTGACGTTCGATACCCTGGTCAGTTGGACCGACCGGCCCGAAGAAAGCATTCGTTTTTATTCCGGTACGGCTACCTATCGTAAAACGTTCGACGCCCCTAACCAAACTACGGATTCGCTCTACCTTGACCTGGGTGATATTCAGGATGTGGGTATAGCACGGGTACGGCTCAACGGACATGATTTAGGGATTGTCTGGACGCCACCGTTTCGCGTATCAGTGGGCAAATGGCTTAAACCAACGGGAAATCAGTTAGACATCGACGTGGTCAACTCCTGGCGAAACCGGCTCATCGGTGACCGCGAGAAACCGAAAGAGCAGCGACTCACCCAGACCAACATTACGATAAAGCCCGACTGGAAACTTCAACCGTCTGGACTACTCGGCCCCGTACGACTTATGTCAGCTACCCGGCCTTAACTGATCCGTGGAGTCGGCGGGGCCGTGGAGTCGGTTTTGAGAAACCGCGCGGGCGGCCCCGCTGAAACCACGGCCTTGCCGATACTACTATCAAGAAACCGATACCATTTTTAAAATATTTTAATATATTCTCGGTTGGTTTGATGGTCTTCCCTGAAATAGCGTCCTTTGCCGGGAATAGCTCCTAAATTGTCTGTAGTATTGCCCATGAAGCGTTTGTCATTTCCCGCAGTGACCACGGCCCTACTGGCTTTGGTTTGTCTTTCAGCCCACACACGCCTTATTGACCCACCGCCCCTTTACAAGAACGCATCAGCGCCCATTGAGAGCCGGGTGCGCGATCTGCTCAAACGCATGACGACGCAGGAAAAGGTCGGGCAGCTTTCTACGTTGCTGGGCTGGGAAATGTACGACAAACGGGGCGACTCCGTACAGGTCAGTGAGAAATTCAAGAAAGCGGTAAACGAACAGCAAATTGGCATGTTGTGGGCGACGCTGCGGGCTGACCCCTGGACGCAGAAAACCCTGACCACCGGGCTGAATCCGGCGCAGGCGGCCCTGGCGACCAACGCCATTCAAAAGTACGTTATCGAAAATACCCGCTTAGGCATTCCGATGATGCTGGCCGAAGAATGTCCGCACGGGCACATGGCGATTGGCACCACGGTTTTCCCTACCGCACTCGGCCAGGGAAGCACCTGGAACCCGTCCCTGATTCAGCAAATGGCGAGTACCATTGCCCGAGAAGCCCGTTTGCAGGGCGCTCATGTGGGCTACGGCCCCGTACTTGATCTGGCCCGCGAACCACGCTGGTCGCGCGTAGAGGAAACCTACGGCGAAGACCCTGTTCTGAACGGGCAAATGGGCATAGCGATGGTAAAAGGCTTTCAGGGTACAAGTATCAAGAGCGGAAGCAACATCATCTCGACGCTTAAGCATTTTACGGCCTACGGCGTTCCCGAAGGTGGTCACAACGGAGGTAGCGTAAGCCCCGGTCCGCGTGAACTGGCTCAGGTCTATCTGCCCCCATTTCGGGATGCGGTCAAAGCCGGAGCATTGTCCATCATGACGGCGTACAATTCCATCGATGGTATTCCTTGTTCGGCCAACCCTTATTTGCTGAAAACAGTACTGCGCGATCAGTGGCACTTCAACGGATACGTTGTGTCGGATTTGAGCAGCATTTCGGGACTGATGAGTAATCACCGCGTAGCAGCGACCCCCGCCGATGCGGCTGCCTTAGCCATCAATGCGGGGCTGGACTCTGACCTGAGTGGTTACGGATTCGGAAAAGCACTTCAGGAAGCCGTTGACAAAGGAGCCGTCAGTACTGCGGTCCTGGATACCGCCGTCAGCCGGGTTTTGCGGATGAAATTTGCGATGGGGTTGTTCGAATCACCCTACGTTAGTTCAGAAAAAGCCCGCTCGGAAGTCCGAACAGCCAGTCATGTTGCGCTGGCCCGGCAGGTAGCCCGCGAGTCGATCACGTTGTTAAAAAATAAAGACAACGCATTGCCGCTTGCCAAAACGCTTAAACGCATTGCAGTGATTGGGCCAAATGCCGATAACGTGTACAACCAGTTGGGTGACTACACGGCTCCGCAAGCTGAGGGGGCGGTAGTAACGGTGTTGCAGGGTATTCGCAATAAGCTGGGTGCTAACGCTCAAATCAATTACGTAAAAGGCTGTAGCATTCGCGATACCGCAACCAATTCAATTGCCGATGCCGTTGCCGCAGCTAAGCAGGCCGAAGTAGCCGTTGTGGTACTGGGAGGCTCCAGCGCCCGCGATTTTAAAACGGAATACCAAAACACGGGCGCGGCCAAAGTATCGGCAACGTCGGTGAGCGATATGGAAAGTGGCGAGGGCTTCGACCGCGTTAGCCTTGATCTGATGGGCAAGCAACTGGAATTACTACAGGCCGTTATGAAAACCGGAACACCCGTGGTGCTGGTGCTGATCAAGGGGCGACCGCTTAATTTGAACTGGCCTGCGGCTAACGTACCTGCTATTGTCGATGCCTGGTACCCCGGTCAGGAAGGCGGGAACGCCATTGCCGATGTGCTGTTCGGTGACTATAATCCAGCGGGGCGGCTCACCATATCGGTTCCCAAATCGGTTGGGCAGTTACCCATTTACTACAACTACAAGAATCCGGCCCGTCACGATTACGTCGAAATGGACGCCAAGCCGCTGTTTCCATTTGGGTACGGATTAAGCTATTCAACTTTCGATTACAGCGGTCTGCAAGTACAGGCAACACCCACGGCCAGCGATGTGCAGGTAAACGTTTCATTTACGTTAAAAAACCAAAGCAATCGGGATGGCGATGAGGTCGTTCAACTCTACATCAGTGACCGGTCGAGTTCGGTCGTGAGTCCAGCTAAACAACTCAAAAAATTCGCGCGTGTTCACCTGAAAGCAGGTGAACAAAAAACCCTGACCTTCCAGCTGCGCGCCGAAGACCTGATGCTGTTAAATCCTGCTATGCAGTGGGTAGCTGAAAAAGGCACGTTTTCCCTCCTGGTCGGCGCATCGTCCGACGATATCCGGCTAAAACAGGATTTTCAGCTTGCCAAAGATATTCCGGTTCGTCCGTGATAAGATAACCCCTAAAAACGAATGCCATATCTTGGAGATATGGCATTCGTTTTTAGGGGTTATCTTAAACTGATCGCTTAAGGCTGTCCGGCCAGCACTTCGGCCAATTTCTTACCCAGGGCGTCACCCCGAACGTTTTTAGCGACAATCTTGCCATCGGGACCAATCAGGAAGTTCTGCGGAATTGCCCGGATGCCGTACTGTTTAGCCACTTCGTTATCCCAGAATTTCAGGTCCGACACCTGCGTCCAGGTCAAATTATCTTTGTGGATCGCCTTCAACCAGGCTTCCTTCGCGTTGGGCCGATCCAGCGATACGCCGAGTACTGTAAAATTTTTGGTTTTGTACTCGTTGTAATTTTTAACCACGTTCGGGTTTTCGGCCCGGCAGGGACCGCACCAGCTTGCCCAGAAATCGACCAGTACGTATTTGCCCTTAAAATCGTGCAAAGCAACGGCATTACCTGATGTGTCGGCCTGGGTAAAATCGGGAGCGAGTTCGCCGACCGACGTAGCTTTGATCCGGTTGAGTACGGCCGTGTATTCCTGTCCGGCTTTGCTGTTTTTAACCCCTTCTGCCAAGCCATCGAATACCGGTTTAACATCACCGTATTCTGGCGCATAACCGCCGAACGACTTCAATGCGTCTAGGCTAACCAGACTTTGCGGCATCGATTTGATAAACTGAGCATACACCGTTTTTTGCTCGGCTTCAATAGCTTCGTAGCGCTTATCCAGCGATTCTTCGAATTCTTTTTTACTTCGCTGTTCGGCGGTAGCTGAGCGATATTCCTGCATCAGCTTTTCCATTTTTTCGTTCGTTGCCTTCAGGGCTGTTTCGAGCTTCTGATTATCGGCGTTGAGCGACGTTCCGCTGACGACGGCGTTTTTGAGCGAGTCGGGGCTAACGACCTTTACCGTACCCGGTTCCAGATAGACACTCATGGATGGCGTCGGGCTGGTTCTGCTCAATCCTTTTCCGCGCTTATCAACGAGCAGTATACCCTTGACCGGGTTCTCGACCGATCCTTTGAACTCAAATTTACCGTCTTGAATCGTCGTTGAATCGAGCTTTACCGTGCTACCTGCCATGTAACGCAAGTAGGCTTTTGCCGGAGCCTTTACAGTTCCCAATTGGCCTTGTATCGTATACGATCCGCTTTGGGCCCATAGCAACGACGGCAACATCGTCAAGGCAAGGGAGGCTAGTTTTTTCATAGTGTACAGAAGTTTAGCGAATTAAGCGATAAAAGCGCTTATCGTGGCAGAAAAGGCTTTTTTTTTCGTATTCGGTGATCAATCGTTTCGTCCTCCCAAACCGCTTATCCTCAAAATACACTGGATTATCAGCCACTTCGCTCATTAGGCGAATACAAACAAAACGGTAGCCTGGCTACCAATAACTTGCGGCTTTAACGCAACCACTCCTTTTTATGAAACAGCTCTTCTTGGCCATAAGTCTGCTGGTTAGCTCGCTTCTATCGGCTCAGGCTCAGATCGACACGATCAATACCAACACGCTGAAATTGAACGTGTCGGCATTTAAAGAAAGCAAACGATCCTACGCAGTCTTTTTCGAAGACAGCACCGGCAAACGGCTTACATCGGCTGATATTTGGGATCGGACCATTCGCTTCTCGAAATCGGCTACCGGACAAAAAACATACGTGTTCGACTGGAAGTGGTTTTCGAAGGACTCACTGATTGGTCATGTAACGACAACCGGTCTGCTGCCGTCGCTGGCTCCGCTCACGCACGATGCAACCTATGCCAAGCGGGGCGCCCGAAACTTTGTCTTCAACCACAACATTGTTACGATACCGACAGCGAGCCGACGCACGGCCAAAGACAGCACGTTTAAGGTTGTGCTGAATCCACCGGCCTTCGCATTTCCGATGGATTTAGAAATTCTACCACTGCTACCCGTCAAAAAAGTAGGGCAGGAATTTGCGCTTGCTTTCTACGAACCCGGTTCACCCACATCCAACTATTACCGGCTAACGGTGACGGGTAAAGAAGACCTGCCCGTTGGTGGCAATGCGAAAGTCAATTGCTGGCTCTTGAAAATTGATTACGGTCAGCAGGGTGCTTACGCTACGTTCTGGATCTCGGACCAATCCCGCGAAGTGCTTAAAATGCGGGAATATTTTCGGGGTCGCTACCGCTACAAAGTAAAACTGTTTTAACGCCTAGGCTGGCTGCTGATCGACGCTATTGGGTTCCGGCGGGTGCTGACGGAAGATTTCTTCGAGTCGCTTAAACAACTCCGGATGCTTTTCCTGAAGCAAATCGGGACGTTTGAAAAAGTACTCGGACACGACGGCAAAAAACTCAGCGTCATTCGTGATGCCATACGGGTTGATGTCCGAGTGATTGTCTTTTATTTGGCGAATGTTTTCGTGAATCAGTTGCAACCAGGGCTTGATGTGACTTTTTTCGAGCAGGTATTCCGGCAATCCGTCCGTAGCGCCGTCGGCTTTGTCGAGGAGGTGTACAAACTCATGGATGCCCGTATTGCCCTTACTGGTTTCGTTGGCAAATCCGTCGCGCAGAGCCGGTTTAGAGAGCACCATTGTACTCTGTAACGCGCCCCCTTCCCCAACCATTCCCAGAATATTTCGTCCATCGCCGGTCGTTTGATAATCCGCGTTGAACCGATCCTCGTAAAGCAATACATCCGTTAAAGGATACGACCAGTCGCCAAACCCGAAAATTGGAATGATCGCGCTACTGGCAACGAGTACCCGGTCCAGATCATCGACGGTTGTGCCAACACCTTCGATTTTCGTATGATTGAGGAAGTGATTGACCCGGTTCTCGAACAGCGTCTTTTTGTCGCTGCTTAGTGATCGATAGTAGGCAACATGCTCTTCCAGCAGTTGCGGATACGTGGGTGGCAAAGGTACCGCGTCTATGGCCTTTTGCTGCTGATACCGCCAGATGAGCCAGCCAATAAAAAGAACAACGATACTAATCAGAACAATCATGGATGAATGGCTTTGCTAAGGTTATAATTTCTGAATATGAATGGCTACTTTCGATTGAACGTGGATCAACACCTGAATCCCGTCGGGTCGAACCGCTATGGTCTGCGGTACAAGCCGAAACGATTGAATACCGAGGTCTGTTTTTTTGCCCGGACCTTTTTCGAATGCTTCGTTTATTTTCTTTGGTAACTGTTCAATTTCGCTTCCCATCGGAATCACCAGCATTCGCTCCATCAACTTGCGCAACCCCTTGTGGACAACGGTATTCGAAAATTTAGACAAAGCATTATCGGTTTGAGCATCGAAATCCAGGTCCTTGACGTGCAGTGTTTTTGTTAGCGTATCAAAGACAGGGCGGCCCCGTAGATACAGTGTCCCATCCACAAGCCCGTTTACTTCTGTTTTAACAATAACTGTCCGCTGGCCTCCGTATACCGAGGCTTTATTAATGGTCAGTGTGCCCAGCGCCACCTTTTTCGGTTCTTTTGACAAGATGCGACTCAGCATCCGGTTGATGTCGGCATACGGGATAAAACCCACAACGCGTAAATCAGCGATCTGCGAGACGGTATCTCGCTTCTGCAACTGCGGCAGAGGCACCAGCGGCTGTACGGGTTCCTCCGATTTCAGGTCCGTTCTGGTTTCGAAGGCTATCCGCAAATGCGTGGTTATCTGCTTAGTATTGCCCGTGATCGGGCTTGCGGCAACGCTGATCGGCTTGGGTATCAGCCAAAGACCGTACTCTTTCTCCAGCAACAACGGCTTTTGAATATCCTGCCAGACCGGCTTTACCATGGCGTCGAGTCGCAGGTCTTCGTAAACCGCTGTGTCGATAGCTTTCTCGATGGAAGTACGATGGTTGTCGAGTATCCGCTGCGCAAAGTTGGTCAACGAGATTTCTTTGCCAAACAAACGAATCTCGGGTTCACTGATCCACTGGTAATCAGTGAATTTAACGTTGCTGGCGAGTCGCCAGTTGGGAGTTACGCGCAACGGGCTCTGAAAGTTGACCTGCAAGGCGCAGAATGGTTTCTGCGGTGATGT contains the following coding sequences:
- a CDS encoding SDR family oxidoreductase; its protein translation is MADSTKTALITGGSKGIGYGVAEALIHQGVNVAITGRSEESIQAAADSLNQIRAGAAIGIVADVRDLASQQNAVETVLKQWNRLDYVIANAGVGHFAPVQEMTPEQWQETIDINLTGVFYSAKASLAALKETEGYFITIASLAGTNFFEKGAAYNASKFGLVGFSQAIMLDLRSDGIKVTTIMPGSVATYFDNHQPSEKDAWKIQPEDIGQLVVDLIRMPARTLPSKIEVRPSRPGGK
- a CDS encoding glycosyl hydrolase, producing MRTCFFLVIFFVATAAFSQTVNSSSSGPSEKLFASPPSSSGIRCWWWWLNGNVTKEAITRDLEAMKAKGFSGACLFDAGGAEQRGNAQVPEGPMFGSPAWRELYRHAVNEANRLGLVLSMSIQSGWNLGGPDITPAEAAKQLTWSEVTVKGPMTYRQALSQPATKEGYYRDITVLAFPKAATAHAPIKDLQAKAGTIELGGSAPDTRFLLTDDAGAPNEAAISPQTIQNLTAKMNAQGVLEWQVPAGEWVIMRFGYTPTGAEVSTSSGKWQGRVLDPLTAKTFNRYWDTHVEPLLKMIGPMAGKTLKYLQTDSWEAGGCNWTETFAQEFRKRRGYDIFPYLPVVAGKLVGSRDVSNRFLADLRKTISDCVADNHYAVFAERSHRYGIGLQPESAGPHAGPFDGLKNYGYSEIMMSEFWSPSPHRPTPVNRFFVKQAASAAHIYNKPLVGAESFTTIGPHWNDVIWSAMKSSADHEFCAGLNLIYLHTFTCSPREMGLPGQEYFAGTHFNPNVTWWNLSDGFIQYLSRCQYMLQQGQSVSDVLYYYGDHVPNIARQKADDPGHALPEFDYDVVNEDRLLALSVKNGRIMLPHGLSYRVLVLPDHRVLSLAALRKVAQLVQAGATVVGSKPKSTVSLVGYPASENELKRLSDQLWGTGESTVGEHKIGYGRVIWGKTAREVLLADGVKPDAELTGIAGQVFDYFHKTLNGDDYYFISNQNSVATQLNATFRVAGRQPELWDPVSGQVRPATVFRQQDGRISLPLDMTPYGSVFVVFRKAISATKQSTLTQRNDPVYKPISTLSGPWQVTFDSNWLSPKSQSSVTFDTLVSWTDRPEESIRFYSGTATYRKTFDAPNQTTDSLYLDLGDIQDVGIARVRLNGHDLGIVWTPPFRVSVGKWLKPTGNQLDIDVVNSWRNRLIGDREKPKEQRLTQTNITIKPDWKLQPSGLLGPVRLMSATRP
- a CDS encoding glycoside hydrolase family 3 N-terminal domain-containing protein, whose product is MKRLSFPAVTTALLALVCLSAHTRLIDPPPLYKNASAPIESRVRDLLKRMTTQEKVGQLSTLLGWEMYDKRGDSVQVSEKFKKAVNEQQIGMLWATLRADPWTQKTLTTGLNPAQAALATNAIQKYVIENTRLGIPMMLAEECPHGHMAIGTTVFPTALGQGSTWNPSLIQQMASTIAREARLQGAHVGYGPVLDLAREPRWSRVEETYGEDPVLNGQMGIAMVKGFQGTSIKSGSNIISTLKHFTAYGVPEGGHNGGSVSPGPRELAQVYLPPFRDAVKAGALSIMTAYNSIDGIPCSANPYLLKTVLRDQWHFNGYVVSDLSSISGLMSNHRVAATPADAAALAINAGLDSDLSGYGFGKALQEAVDKGAVSTAVLDTAVSRVLRMKFAMGLFESPYVSSEKARSEVRTASHVALARQVARESITLLKNKDNALPLAKTLKRIAVIGPNADNVYNQLGDYTAPQAEGAVVTVLQGIRNKLGANAQINYVKGCSIRDTATNSIADAVAAAKQAEVAVVVLGGSSARDFKTEYQNTGAAKVSATSVSDMESGEGFDRVSLDLMGKQLELLQAVMKTGTPVVLVLIKGRPLNLNWPAANVPAIVDAWYPGQEGGNAIADVLFGDYNPAGRLTISVPKSVGQLPIYYNYKNPARHDYVEMDAKPLFPFGYGLSYSTFDYSGLQVQATPTASDVQVNVSFTLKNQSNRDGDEVVQLYISDRSSSVVSPAKQLKKFARVHLKAGEQKTLTFQLRAEDLMLLNPAMQWVAEKGTFSLLVGASSDDIRLKQDFQLAKDIPVRP
- a CDS encoding TlpA disulfide reductase family protein; the protein is MKKLASLALTMLPSLLWAQSGSYTIQGQLGTVKAPAKAYLRYMAGSTVKLDSTTIQDGKFEFKGSVENPVKGILLVDKRGKGLSRTSPTPSMSVYLEPGTVKVVSPDSLKNAVVSGTSLNADNQKLETALKATNEKMEKLMQEYRSATAEQRSKKEFEESLDKRYEAIEAEQKTVYAQFIKSMPQSLVSLDALKSFGGYAPEYGDVKPVFDGLAEGVKNSKAGQEYTAVLNRIKATSVGELAPDFTQADTSGNAVALHDFKGKYVLVDFWASWCGPCRAENPNVVKNYNEYKTKNFTVLGVSLDRPNAKEAWLKAIHKDNLTWTQVSDLKFWDNEVAKQYGIRAIPQNFLIGPDGKIVAKNVRGDALGKKLAEVLAGQP
- a CDS encoding zinc-dependent peptidase encodes the protein MIVLISIVVLFIGWLIWRYQQQKAIDAVPLPPTYPQLLEEHVAYYRSLSSDKKTLFENRVNHFLNHTKIEGVGTTVDDLDRVLVASSAIIPIFGFGDWSYPLTDVLLYEDRFNADYQTTGDGRNILGMVGEGGALQSTMVLSKPALRDGFANETSKGNTGIHEFVHLLDKADGATDGLPEYLLEKSHIKPWLQLIHENIRQIKDNHSDINPYGITNDAEFFAVVSEYFFKRPDLLQEKHPELFKRLEEIFRQHPPEPNSVDQQPA
- a CDS encoding DUF4403 family protein, coding for MKLLRRIQLPIALAVVLFTSQCQQVETEPPKADGFDPPIPSQISYLAGPITFQLTELEKKINKELDPVLVGKKTKGGIFSFRIERSGPVHIQYVDQQIRFSAPLQIWLIQPFGASDTSPQKPFCALQVNFQSPLRVTPNWRLASNVKFTDYQWISEPEIRLFGKEISLTNFAQRILDNHRTSIEKAIDTAVYEDLRLDAMVKPVWQDIQKPLLLEKEYGLWLIPKPISVAASPITGNTKQITTHLRIAFETRTDLKSEEPVQPLVPLPQLQKRDTVSQIADLRVVGFIPYADINRMLSRILSKEPKKVALGTLTINKASVYGGQRTVIVKTEVNGLVDGTLYLRGRPVFDTLTKTLHVKDLDFDAQTDNALSKFSNTVVHKGLRKLMERMLVIPMGSEIEQLPKKINEAFEKGPGKKTDLGIQSFRLVPQTIAVRPDGIQVLIHVQSKVAIHIQKL